One window of the Rosa rugosa chromosome 3, drRosRugo1.1, whole genome shotgun sequence genome contains the following:
- the LOC133739875 gene encoding uncharacterized protein LOC133739875 isoform X2 yields the protein MGPRWKGNSSEAKSRSKAKALAQPMSKIVLQLQSSLTGSSSRGFLCGSSVLVEMKAEEANLLESACFGVRVMENKHWFQLSMEEAFYLCHSLKCLEIVEDKCSKNDNQLWKCMESRRASFPYLYKAYSHLRMKNWVVRSGVKYGVDFVAYRHHPALVHSEYAVIVLSEEHSYGNKRLTEWLDIHCTTRLCGGVAKTLLVLYISRNGHSVDSPSCLERCTVEERTVTRWKPEQCRDDDRLVESENETKLKQLGANIFSCCTHSTGSEPLDIDDSEHILNDDELSLNTMAEDGRDEEVAEKLTIMHEECLDEEYTNDYDEEEEEEENHYASRATSKMQPRRSSVSKAYWDDEMGMAVVFPKGRIWRTMGISRNGKLYISIEEVLYLVEIGALLLLDGSDTSISLEDIYTKVSDGKNEFLLEEFRAYRQLRYLGYIVARHGIPWSRKGVKTNCESVSSQVCPEAEEIRSLNGLFNGIQINEVRAVFDIYLPNSKFKKSSPGDPNFVLCFTRGHPPSKPDLEALERQFGSTALKFCHVEEDCVSFYSFDKVELHVVSCHLQKFRHPSLN from the exons ATGGGGCCTAGGTGGAAAGGAAATAGCTCTGAAGCTAAATCTCGGTCTAAAGCGAAAGCTCTTGCACAACCCATGTCAAAGATAGTACTGCAGCTTCAGTCTTCTCTAACTGGATCGAGTTCTCGAGGGTTCCTATGCGGGAGCAGTGTACTTGTTGAAATGAAAGCAGAAGAAGCTAATCTCCTTGAATCTGCCTGCTTTGGTGTTAGAGTCATGGAGAATAAGCACTGGTTTCAGTTGAGTATGGAAGAGGCCTTTTACCTATGCCATTCTCTGAAATGCCTGGAGATAGTTGAAGATAAGTGCTCCAAGAATGATAACCAGCTGTGGAAGTGCATGGAATCCAGAAGAGCATCGTTCCCCTATTTGTACAAGGCTTATTCTCATCTTAGAATGAAAAATTGGGTTGTCAGGTCAGGAGTTAAATATGGTGTGGACTTTGTTGCCTACCGCCATCATCCAGCTCTAGTTCACTCTGAATATGCAGTGATTGTATTGTCAGAGGAACATAGTTATGGAAATAAGCGACTGACGGAGTGGTTAGATATTCATTGTACTACTCGTCTTTGTGGAGGTGTTGCAAAGACATTGTTAGTTCTTTATATCAGCAGAAATGGTCATAGTGTGGACTCCCCATCATGTCTGGAGAGATGTACTGTTGAAGAGCGTACAGTCACAAGATGGAAGCCAGAACAATGCCGTGATGATGATAGATTAGTTGAAAGTGAGAACGAAACCAAATTGAAGCAACTTGGTGCCAATATATTCTCCTGCTGTACTCACTCTACTG GCTCAGAACCTCTTGACATAGATGATTCTGAACATATCTTGAATGATGATGAGCTCTCTCTCAACACTATGGCAGAAGATGGAAGGGATGAGGAG GTAGCTGAAAAATTAACGATTATGCATGAAGAATGTTTAGATGAAGAGTATACCAATGActatgatgaagaagaagaagaagaggaaaaccaCTATGCTTCTCGTGCCACATCCAAGATGCAACCCAG GAGGTCTAGTGTATCCAAGGCTTACTGGGATGATGAGATGGGCATGGCTGTCGTATTTCCAAAGGGTAGAATTTGGAGGACCATGGGAATCTCTCGTAATGGCAAGCTCTATATCTCCATTGAGGAAGTTTT GTATTTGGTTGAAATAGGGGCTTTGCTTCTCTTGGATGGTAGTGATACTAGCATTTCCTTGGAAGATATATATACGAAGGTTTCAGATGGAAAGAATGAGTTCTTGTTGGAGGAATTTAGAGCTTATAGGCAACTCAGATACCTTGGTTACATTGTTGCGAGACATGGTATTCCTTGGTCTAGGAAGGGTGTCAAGACAAACTGTGAATCTGTTTCTTCTCAAGTTTGTCCTGAAGCTGAAGAGATTAGGTCTCTCAATGGATTGTTCAATGGGATACAGATTAATGAAGTGAGGGCAGTTTTTGATATTTATCTTCCAAACAGCAAGTTCAAGAAATCCTCTCCCGGTGATCCAAATTTTGTGCTCTGTTTTACTAG GGGCCATCCACCTTCCAAACCAGACCTTGAAGCCCTTGAGAGACAATTTGGTAGCACTGCTTTGAAGTTTTGTCATGTGGAGGAAGATTGTGTGAGTTTCTATTCCTTTGACAAAGTGGAACTTCATGTCGTCTCATGTCATCTGCAAAAATTTCGACATCCCTCTCTAAACTAA
- the LOC133738595 gene encoding pentatricopeptide repeat-containing protein At2g20710, mitochondrial-like: MNLLPSNPWHGNATCRVLTALFYSTKTLPSSPSPSPSPSLYRRILHAGDGNPRVSITPVLNQWLNEGRGVQKPELVDFIKQLRKCRRFNHALELSEWMTGEMRHGMTAGDVSTRLDLISKVHGLEEADKYFDGVSGSGAARGFRGMRVYGALLFCYVDHKCVEKAERLFERMKELGYVEGVWAYNTMLTLYFRMCESAKVDVLVKEMEDRGIGHNSYTLRVLLGSYAASCDVERMEKVMMLMEEDGVAKMDWNGYVFAADAFRKAGQVERALALLGTAEQKIRGKDERRIAYEHLITLYAATGDKRQVFRIWGLYRKLRRFSNRGYHCMISSLVKLDDIGGAERICREWESGFKYFDGKIPRLLINAYCSKGLFQKAKSYVQRLAESGKEDVSTWLALAEGFCCYGRVSEAVETMRKAASLPCRPGWRIHHSTLVGCLDYLKEKGDVEGAHELMRLLREKGHLRADLCDKFENYIHGETQIESLISGEEENHMEGLDGIQDGEASDSGAQQWG, translated from the coding sequence ATGAACCTTCTTCCTTCAAATCCATGGCACGGCAATGCAACTTGTAGGGTTTTGACCGCATTATTCTACTCCACTAAAACCCTGCCTTCGtcaccatccccatccccatccccgtcTCTGTACCGCAGGATTCTCCACGCCGGAGACGGAAACCCTAGGGTTTCAATCACCCCCGTACTCAACCAGTGGTTAAACGAAGGCCGAGGCGTGCAGAAGCCGGAGCTCGTGGATTTCATCAAGCAGCTCCGCAAGTGCCGTCGCTTCAACCACGCGCTCGAGCTCTCGGAATGGATGACCGGCGAAATGAGGCACGGGATGACAGCCGGAGACGTCTCGACTCGGCTGGATTTGATCTCGAAAGTCCATGGGCTCGAGGAAGCTGACAAGTATTTCGATGGCGTCTCCGGCTCCGGCGCAGCCAGAGGCTTCAGAGGTATGCGTGTGTATGGAGCTCTGTTGTTCTGCTATGTTGATCATAAATGTGTCGAAAAGGCCGAGAGGCTTTTCGAGAGGATGAAGGAGTTGGGGTATGTGGAAGGAGTTTGGGCTTATAATACAATGTTGACCCTTTATTTTAGGATGTGTGAGAGTGCAAAGGTAGATGTTTTAGTGAAAGAGATGGAAGATAGAGGAATTGGTCATAACAGCTACACATTGCGGGTTTTGTTGGGTTCGTATGCAGCGAGTTGTGATGTGGAGCGGATGGAGAAGGTTATGATGCTGATGGAAGAAGATGGAGTGGCCAAAATGGACTGGAATGGTTATGTTTTTGCGGCGGATGCTTTTCGGAAGGCTGGACAGGTGGAGAGGGCATTGGCATTGCTGGGGACAGCAGAGCAGAAAATCCGTGGCAAGGATGAAAGGAGAATTGCTTACGAGCACCTGATCACATTATATGCTGCTACTGGTGATAAAAGGCAGGTCTTTCGAATTTGGGGGTTGTACAGAAAGTTGAGGAGGTTCTCCAATAGGGGGTATCATTGTATGATAAGTTCGTTGGTTAAACTGGATGACATCGGTGGTGCCGAGAGGATTTGTAGGGAATGGGAGTCTGGATTCAAGTATTTTGATGGTAAAATACCCAGATTGTTGATCAATGCTTACTGCAGTAAAGGTCTTTTCCAGAAGGCCAAATCATATGTACAGAGGCTTGCAGAGAGTGGAAAGGAGGATGTAAGCACATGGTTGGCTTTGGCTGAGGGATTCTGTTGTTATGGTCGTGTATCAGAGGCAGTGGAAACGATGAGAAAGGCAGCAAGCTTGCCATGTCGACCGGGATGGAGGATCCATCATTCGACTTTGGTTGGCTGTCTTGATTACTTGAAAGAGAAGGGAGATGTGGAAGGAGCTCATGAGTTGATGAGATTATTGAGAGAAAAGGGTCATCTAAGAGCAGACCTGTGTGATAAATTTGAGAACTATATCCATGGGGAAACCCAGATTGAGTCCTTAATATCAGGTGAAGAGGAAAATCATATGGAGGGGCTTGATGGAATTCAGGATGGAGAGGCATCTGATAGTGGAGCTCAACAATGGGGGTAG
- the LOC133738596 gene encoding abscisic acid 8'-hydroxylase 3-like yields the protein MALFILIIVALLLSVFVFSAFFVLQSWTSSPKSMVGIPGSLGWPIVGESFSFISEFSSPSGIYSFMNKRQQRYGKVFKTFVLGRFSVFMTGREASKMLLAGKDGMVSLNLFYTGQQVLGPTSLLQTTGEEHKRLRRLIAEPLSVDGLKKYFQFINKLAIETLEDWPGRTVLVLEEASTFTLQVIGNMIMSLEPAGEEQEKFRANFKLISSSFASLPFKIPGTAFHSGIQARDRMYAMLDSVISKRRNGEGFQQDFLESLIMKHSKVAGSEDDKDKLTDKQLKDNVLTLLVAGHDTTTAALTWLIKFLGENPAVLEQLRDEHQQIQANRGNGADLTWSEVNNMAYTAKVINETLRRATILPWFSRKAAQNFEIDGYNIEKGWSVNLDVVSIHHDPEVFPDPQKFDPSRFDEPLKPFSFLGFGSGQRMCPGINLAKLEISVFIHHLVCKYKWKPLEKDDSVQPTLVRMPKNKYPIVAEPL from the exons ATGGCGCTGTTTATCTTAATCATCGTGGCACTGCTGCTatctgtttttgtgttttcgGCTTTCTTTGTGCTGCAATCTTGGACTTCATCACCGAAAAGCATGGTCGGAATCCCGGGCAGCTTGGGCTGGCCTATTGTTGGTGAGAGCTTCTCATTTATATCAGAGTTTTCAAGTCCATCTGGTATATACAGCTTCATGAACAAGAGGCAGCAGAG GTATGGAAAAGTGTTCAAGACTTTTGTATTGGGTAGATTCAGTGTGTTCATGACCGGAAGAGAAGCAAGCAAGATGCTGTTAGCAGGAAAAGACGGAATGGTTAGCTTAAACCTGTTCTACACAGGACAGCAGGTGCTAGGTCCAACCAGCTTGCTACAAACCACCGGAGAAGAGCACAAGCGGCTTAGACGGCTGATTGCTGAGCCCCTATCAGTTGATGGCCTGAAAAAATATTTTCAGTTCATCAATAAGCTGGCAATTGAAACATTAGAAGATTGGCCTGGCCGAACTGTTTTGGTCCTTGAAGAAGCTTCTACA TTCACTCTCCAAGTTATTGGTAACATGATCATGAGCTTGGAGCCTGCTGGTGAAGAACAGGAGAAATTCCGAGCCAATTTTAAACTCATCTCTTCCTCCTTTGCATCCTTGCCATTCAAAATCCCTGGAACAGCTTTTCATTCTGGTATTCAG GCACGGGATAGGATGTATGCAATGTTAGACTCAGTAATTTCTAAAAGGAGAAATGGAGAAGGATTCCAACAAGATTTCTTGGAATCACTGATAATGAAACATAGCAAAGTAGCAGGCAGCGAAGATGATAAGGATAAACTCACTGACAAACAATTGAAAGACAATGTATTAACTCTGCTGGTTGCAGGTCACGATACCACGACTGCTGCTCTTACATGGCTCATTAAATTCCTTGGAGAGAATCCTGCTGTTCTGGAACAACTAAGA GATGAGCATCAACAAATTCAAGCAAACCGAGGTAATGGAGCTGATCTAACATGGTCTGAAGTTAACAATATGGCTTACACCGCCAAG GTAATCAATGAAACTCTTCGGAGAGCCACTATTTTACCTTGGTTTTCAAGAAAGGCTGCCCAGAATTTTGAGATTGATG GATATAATATAGAGAAAGGTTGGTCTGTTAACTTGGATGTTGTCTCTATTCATCATGATCCAGAAGTCTTTCCTGATCCTCAAAAGTTTGATCCCTCCAGGTTTGAT GAACCCCTAAAGCCTTTTAGCTTTCTTGGATTTGGTAGCGGACAACGTATGTGCCCTGGAATCAATCTGGCCAAACTTGAAATCTCAGTTTTCATCCATCACCTGGTCTGCAAATACAA GTGGAAGCCTCTGGAGAAAGATGACTCAGTCCAGCCAACACTAGTAAGAATGCCAAAAAACAAGTATCCGATTGTAGCCGAGCCACTTTAA
- the LOC133739875 gene encoding uncharacterized protein LOC133739875 isoform X1 — MGPRWKGNSSEAKSRSKAKALAQPMSKIVLQLQSSLTGSSSRGFLCGSSVLVEMKAEEANLLESACFGVRVMENKHWFQLSMEEAFYLCHSLKCLEIVEDKCSKNDNQLWKCMESRRASFPYLYKAYSHLRMKNWVVRSGVKYGVDFVAYRHHPALVHSEYAVIVLSEEHSYGNKRLTEWLDIHCTTRLCGGVAKTLLVLYISRNGHSVDSPSCLERCTVEERTVTRWKPEQCRDDDRLVESENETKLKQLGANIFSCCTHSTGSEPLDIDDSEHILNDDELSLNTMAEDGRDEEVAEKLTIMHEECLDEEYTNDYDEEEEEEENHYASRATSKMQPRRSSVSKAYWDDEMGMAVVFPKGRIWRTMGISRNGKLYISIEEVLYLVEIGALLLLDGSDTSISLEDIYTKVSDGKNEFLLEEFRAYRQLRYLGYIVARHGIPWSRKGVKTNCESVSSQVCPEAEEIRSLNGLFNGIQINEVRAVFDIYLPNSKFKKSSPGDPNFVLCFTSTFLVCVVRIINRGHPPSKPDLEALERQFGSTALKFCHVEEDCVSFYSFDKVELHVVSCHLQKFRHPSLN, encoded by the exons ATGGGGCCTAGGTGGAAAGGAAATAGCTCTGAAGCTAAATCTCGGTCTAAAGCGAAAGCTCTTGCACAACCCATGTCAAAGATAGTACTGCAGCTTCAGTCTTCTCTAACTGGATCGAGTTCTCGAGGGTTCCTATGCGGGAGCAGTGTACTTGTTGAAATGAAAGCAGAAGAAGCTAATCTCCTTGAATCTGCCTGCTTTGGTGTTAGAGTCATGGAGAATAAGCACTGGTTTCAGTTGAGTATGGAAGAGGCCTTTTACCTATGCCATTCTCTGAAATGCCTGGAGATAGTTGAAGATAAGTGCTCCAAGAATGATAACCAGCTGTGGAAGTGCATGGAATCCAGAAGAGCATCGTTCCCCTATTTGTACAAGGCTTATTCTCATCTTAGAATGAAAAATTGGGTTGTCAGGTCAGGAGTTAAATATGGTGTGGACTTTGTTGCCTACCGCCATCATCCAGCTCTAGTTCACTCTGAATATGCAGTGATTGTATTGTCAGAGGAACATAGTTATGGAAATAAGCGACTGACGGAGTGGTTAGATATTCATTGTACTACTCGTCTTTGTGGAGGTGTTGCAAAGACATTGTTAGTTCTTTATATCAGCAGAAATGGTCATAGTGTGGACTCCCCATCATGTCTGGAGAGATGTACTGTTGAAGAGCGTACAGTCACAAGATGGAAGCCAGAACAATGCCGTGATGATGATAGATTAGTTGAAAGTGAGAACGAAACCAAATTGAAGCAACTTGGTGCCAATATATTCTCCTGCTGTACTCACTCTACTG GCTCAGAACCTCTTGACATAGATGATTCTGAACATATCTTGAATGATGATGAGCTCTCTCTCAACACTATGGCAGAAGATGGAAGGGATGAGGAG GTAGCTGAAAAATTAACGATTATGCATGAAGAATGTTTAGATGAAGAGTATACCAATGActatgatgaagaagaagaagaagaggaaaaccaCTATGCTTCTCGTGCCACATCCAAGATGCAACCCAG GAGGTCTAGTGTATCCAAGGCTTACTGGGATGATGAGATGGGCATGGCTGTCGTATTTCCAAAGGGTAGAATTTGGAGGACCATGGGAATCTCTCGTAATGGCAAGCTCTATATCTCCATTGAGGAAGTTTT GTATTTGGTTGAAATAGGGGCTTTGCTTCTCTTGGATGGTAGTGATACTAGCATTTCCTTGGAAGATATATATACGAAGGTTTCAGATGGAAAGAATGAGTTCTTGTTGGAGGAATTTAGAGCTTATAGGCAACTCAGATACCTTGGTTACATTGTTGCGAGACATGGTATTCCTTGGTCTAGGAAGGGTGTCAAGACAAACTGTGAATCTGTTTCTTCTCAAGTTTGTCCTGAAGCTGAAGAGATTAGGTCTCTCAATGGATTGTTCAATGGGATACAGATTAATGAAGTGAGGGCAGTTTTTGATATTTATCTTCCAAACAGCAAGTTCAAGAAATCCTCTCCCGGTGATCCAAATTTTGTGCTCTGTTTTACTAG CACATTCCTGGTCTGTGTAGTCCGAATAATTAACAG GGGCCATCCACCTTCCAAACCAGACCTTGAAGCCCTTGAGAGACAATTTGGTAGCACTGCTTTGAAGTTTTGTCATGTGGAGGAAGATTGTGTGAGTTTCTATTCCTTTGACAAAGTGGAACTTCATGTCGTCTCATGTCATCTGCAAAAATTTCGACATCCCTCTCTAAACTAA